Proteins encoded together in one Dechloromonas sp. HYN0024 window:
- a CDS encoding ATP-binding protein, which translates to MTDYSTDISVSARYSELSGLLATMTKHAASLGVADADALRLQLVVEELFMNTINHGHQGETEHKVGIALFLNDNVLTLRYEDNAPPFDTSAIRTGNAAPDTLGGLGLGLIHGMGKSLCYRRIDQCNVTEIAF; encoded by the coding sequence ATGACTGATTATTCTACGGACATTTCTGTCAGTGCGCGCTACTCCGAGCTTTCCGGACTACTTGCGACCATGACCAAGCATGCAGCCAGCCTCGGCGTTGCCGATGCAGACGCATTGCGCCTGCAACTGGTGGTTGAAGAATTGTTCATGAACACGATCAATCACGGCCATCAGGGCGAGACTGAGCACAAGGTCGGCATCGCCCTTTTTCTCAACGACAATGTCCTGACCCTGCGTTATGAAGACAATGCACCGCCTTTCGACACGTCAGCAATCCGCACGGGAAATGCCGCGCCCGACACCCTTGGCGGCTTGGGCCTGGGTTTGATCCACGGTATGGGAAAGTCCCTTTGCTACCGCCGGATCGATCAGTGCAACGTCACTGAAATTGCCTTTTAG
- a CDS encoding FecR domain-containing protein has product MIKAHWAALCTLLAFSVQAAEPAGMIKVASGEVSIERGGKRLPAVVGSIIEIADKLRTGTNGSVGVTLRDNTLLSAGPNSVLVIDKFAFDHATQDGHMSIGIRKGTLSVASGKIAKRTPESVDFHTPTSVLGVRGTEFVVEVVGDRDE; this is encoded by the coding sequence ATGATTAAAGCACATTGGGCTGCGCTTTGTACGCTGCTGGCCTTTTCCGTCCAGGCAGCCGAACCCGCAGGGATGATCAAGGTCGCCAGCGGGGAAGTCAGTATCGAACGCGGCGGCAAGCGACTGCCAGCGGTTGTCGGCAGCATCATCGAAATTGCCGACAAGCTCCGCACCGGGACCAATGGCTCGGTCGGTGTGACCCTGCGCGACAATACACTGTTGTCGGCCGGTCCGAACTCGGTCCTCGTCATCGACAAATTTGCCTTCGACCACGCCACACAGGATGGCCACATGTCGATCGGGATTCGCAAGGGAACACTGTCTGTCGCCTCGGGCAAGATTGCCAAACGGACGCCTGAGTCGGTCGATTTCCATACCCCGACCTCGGTGCTCGGCGTGCGCGGTACCGAGTTCGTCGTCGAAGTCGTCGGTGATCGCGATGAATAA
- a CDS encoding OmpA family protein has product MNKGHRYLAVMAFLLLGACANERVILLPSNDGRPSAVVVRDGRGEVVLDKPYAATTRSAGGKDTYQSSADDVRARFAQALAAQPPRPSNYVLYFEAGGNVLTAESQAAMVSIRQEIAQRAASEVMVIGHTDRVGSAEANDRLSRKRAESLRDLLIESGIAADKLEAVGRGERDPLVPTDDDVDEPRNRRVEISVR; this is encoded by the coding sequence ATGAATAAGGGTCATCGCTACCTGGCCGTGATGGCGTTTTTGCTGCTCGGGGCTTGTGCCAACGAGCGGGTTATCCTGTTGCCGTCGAACGATGGTCGGCCGAGTGCCGTTGTCGTGCGCGACGGGCGCGGCGAGGTGGTCCTCGATAAACCCTATGCCGCAACAACGCGCAGTGCAGGAGGCAAGGATACGTACCAGTCGTCAGCCGATGATGTCCGGGCACGTTTCGCCCAGGCTCTTGCTGCGCAACCGCCCCGACCGTCGAACTACGTGCTGTATTTCGAGGCTGGCGGTAATGTCCTTACGGCAGAGTCACAGGCGGCAATGGTCAGCATCCGTCAGGAGATTGCCCAGCGTGCTGCTTCCGAAGTCATGGTCATCGGCCATACCGACCGGGTGGGTAGCGCCGAGGCCAATGACCGGCTTTCCAGAAAAAGGGCTGAGAGTTTGCGTGATTTGCTGATCGAGTCAGGCATTGCCGCCGACAAGCTCGAAGCAGTCGGACGCGGCGAACGCGATCCGCTGGTGCCAACCGATGACGACGTCGATGAACCGAGAAACCGGCGGGTTGAAATCAGCGTTCGCTAG
- a CDS encoding CHASE2 domain-containing protein has translation MRRLTGLLLAAIRLEHSRILPLLLLVAALLLQFSSEQTPLLTVREALFDQYQRQMPRERSSEPVIVVGIDSQSLVKHGQWPWSRDLMAQLVNRIQAGQPLSLGIDIVFSEPDRFSPAGLAARYPDLPADTLARLPDPDQQLASALSVRPTVLAVVGLSKELPGSTQAARPLPAFRAEAAVQQQLPNYAGALASLPLLEKAAAGEGLINGSQGQLQADSERGVLRRIPALATIQQLPFLSLPLEMVRLALGDPAVVPESGSDGMTAIRIGDYRLPTQGNGEVLLHFGRASSNYYLSAADVLAGVHPTEIFTGRFVIVGFNSTGLQDRIITPLGESLPGIDIHAQVIESLLEGTALKRPPWMSGLESATLLLGGLLLIVMIPVLRPRYAVISFATLGLLLVGSGFLAFFTGRWLFDGLTPFVLLVPVFILLLGNTLIAADSQRRTAERTLQQSREEAARAAGELDAARRIQRGLLPNPATLFADEQRFSIAALLEPALAVGGDYYDCFMLDQQHLCLAIGDVSGKGVPASLFMAMSKTLTGALMRRQSDLGLAVRELECELSRDNSEYLFVTAFIGILNLQSGHLEYVCAGHDAPIILRHGQLLRIDTAEKAGPPLCALGNFPYQAGHLQLLPSDRLYLFTDGVTEAGNGKAMFGMTGLHAAILKSGADPVERATTALRDAVRRFESGHPPTDDLTLLVMHWHGQTTSER, from the coding sequence GTGAGGCGTCTGACCGGTCTGCTCCTCGCTGCCATCCGGCTCGAACACAGCCGGATCCTCCCCTTGCTGCTGCTCGTTGCCGCCTTGTTGCTACAATTTTCCAGCGAACAGACGCCGCTACTCACCGTTCGGGAAGCCCTGTTCGACCAGTACCAGCGGCAGATGCCGCGAGAGCGCAGCAGCGAGCCGGTTATCGTCGTCGGCATTGACAGCCAGAGTCTGGTCAAACATGGTCAATGGCCGTGGTCACGCGACCTGATGGCGCAACTGGTCAATCGCATTCAGGCCGGGCAGCCGCTCTCGCTCGGCATCGATATCGTTTTTTCCGAACCCGACCGCTTCAGCCCGGCCGGACTCGCCGCCCGCTACCCCGATCTGCCGGCCGACACCCTGGCCCGGCTGCCTGATCCCGACCAGCAACTAGCCAGCGCCCTGAGCGTCCGACCAACGGTCCTGGCGGTCGTTGGTTTGAGCAAGGAGTTACCCGGCTCGACCCAAGCGGCCCGGCCACTCCCCGCATTCAGGGCAGAAGCCGCAGTGCAACAGCAGTTGCCAAACTATGCCGGCGCCCTGGCCAGCCTGCCGCTGCTCGAAAAGGCTGCCGCCGGGGAAGGACTGATCAATGGCAGCCAGGGCCAGTTGCAAGCCGATAGCGAGCGGGGGGTACTGCGCCGCATCCCGGCGCTGGCCACCATCCAACAGTTGCCTTTCCTCTCTCTGCCCCTCGAAATGGTTCGTCTGGCACTGGGCGATCCTGCAGTGGTGCCGGAATCGGGAAGCGATGGGATGACGGCGATACGGATCGGCGACTATCGTTTGCCGACCCAGGGCAATGGCGAAGTGCTGCTGCATTTCGGGCGCGCCTCTTCAAATTACTACCTCTCCGCCGCCGACGTCCTGGCCGGTGTTCATCCCACCGAAATTTTCACGGGCCGCTTCGTCATTGTCGGCTTCAACAGCACCGGGCTGCAGGACCGCATCATCACACCCCTCGGCGAAAGCCTGCCGGGTATCGACATCCACGCCCAGGTGATCGAAAGCCTGCTTGAAGGTACTGCCCTGAAGCGTCCGCCCTGGATGTCAGGCCTGGAAAGTGCGACGCTGCTGCTCGGTGGCCTGCTGCTCATCGTGATGATCCCGGTGTTGCGGCCACGCTATGCCGTTATCAGCTTCGCCACGCTGGGCCTGCTTCTGGTTGGCAGCGGTTTCCTCGCCTTTTTCACCGGTCGCTGGCTGTTCGATGGGCTTACCCCGTTCGTGTTGCTTGTCCCGGTGTTCATCCTGCTTCTGGGAAACACGCTGATTGCCGCCGACAGCCAGCGCCGCACGGCTGAACGAACACTGCAGCAAAGCCGCGAAGAAGCGGCCCGCGCAGCCGGCGAACTGGATGCCGCCCGGCGCATCCAGAGAGGCCTGCTCCCCAACCCGGCGACCCTCTTTGCCGATGAGCAACGCTTTTCCATTGCGGCACTGCTCGAACCCGCCCTGGCGGTCGGCGGTGACTATTACGACTGTTTCATGCTCGATCAGCAGCACCTCTGCCTGGCCATCGGCGATGTCTCGGGAAAAGGCGTCCCCGCCAGCCTGTTCATGGCCATGTCGAAGACATTGACCGGCGCGCTGATGCGCCGCCAGAGCGATCTTGGCCTGGCCGTGCGCGAACTGGAATGTGAGCTTAGCCGCGACAACAGCGAATATCTCTTCGTCACCGCCTTCATCGGCATCCTCAATCTCCAGTCAGGCCATCTCGAATACGTTTGCGCCGGCCATGATGCCCCGATCATCCTGCGTCATGGCCAGCTATTGCGCATCGATACGGCAGAAAAAGCCGGCCCGCCACTCTGCGCCCTCGGCAATTTTCCCTACCAGGCTGGCCATCTGCAGTTGCTGCCAAGCGACCGCCTCTACCTGTTTACCGATGGTGTGACCGAGGCCGGCAATGGTAAGGCAATGTTCGGAATGACCGGCCTCCATGCAGCGATTCTGAAGTCCGGCGCAGACCCGGTCGAACGCGCGACCACGGCCCTGCGCGATGCTGTACGCCGCTTCGAATCAGGTCACCCGCCGACCGATGACCTGACGCTTTTAGTGATGCACTGGCACGGCCAGACCACTAGCGAACGCTGA
- a CDS encoding MBL fold metallo-hydrolase codes for MKQVVFWGTRGSLPVSLSHHDIREKIVAALTAANGKTFKTRAALDEFIDKLPFSVAGTFGGNSSCVEIITDRSEHFICDMGSGARPLGQAKIARFGTPNPQTYHIFISHLHWDHLMGFPYFAPMYIAGNRIVIHGCHANLEEAVRQQMQSPNFPVDYAQAGAKIEFDLMVPDETRTISGINVKPKRQRHAGDSYGYRFESGHKTVVYSTDSEHRLDNPAEYAAFSQFFSKADLVIFDAMYSLAEAVSVKADWGHSSNIVGVELCQAAAARRLALFHHEPVHDDKQLSRLVAETRRLEQITRGFRAPLEIISAYDGLTIDL; via the coding sequence ATGAAACAGGTTGTTTTCTGGGGAACGCGGGGTTCGCTACCGGTCTCCCTCTCGCACCACGACATCCGGGAAAAAATCGTCGCCGCCCTGACGGCAGCCAATGGCAAGACATTCAAGACCCGCGCCGCCCTCGATGAATTCATCGACAAACTACCCTTTTCGGTGGCCGGCACCTTTGGTGGCAATTCATCCTGCGTTGAAATCATTACCGACCGCAGCGAGCATTTCATTTGTGACATGGGCAGCGGTGCCCGCCCCCTCGGCCAGGCCAAAATAGCCCGCTTCGGCACGCCCAACCCGCAGACCTATCACATCTTCATTTCCCATCTGCATTGGGATCACCTGATGGGTTTCCCCTATTTCGCGCCGATGTACATCGCCGGCAACCGCATCGTCATTCACGGCTGCCATGCCAATCTCGAAGAGGCGGTCCGCCAGCAGATGCAGTCGCCCAATTTTCCGGTCGATTACGCCCAGGCCGGCGCAAAAATTGAATTCGACCTCATGGTCCCGGATGAAACCCGCACGATCTCGGGCATCAATGTAAAGCCAAAGCGCCAGCGACATGCCGGCGATTCGTACGGCTATCGCTTTGAAAGCGGCCACAAGACCGTCGTCTACTCCACCGACTCCGAACACCGGCTGGACAATCCTGCCGAGTACGCCGCGTTCAGCCAGTTTTTCAGCAAGGCCGACCTGGTCATCTTCGATGCCATGTATTCGCTGGCCGAAGCCGTTTCGGTCAAGGCGGACTGGGGCCATTCGAGCAACATTGTCGGGGTTGAGCTGTGTCAGGCAGCGGCGGCCAGGCGACTGGCCCTCTTTCACCACGAACCGGTGCATGACGACAAGCAGCTTTCCCGCCTGGTCGCTGAAACGCGGCGGCTCGAGCAGATTACACGCGGTTTTCGGGCGCCGCTGGAGATCATCTCCGCCTATGACGGCCTGACTATCGACCTGTGA
- a CDS encoding STAS domain-containing protein, whose amino-acid sequence MKLPTREQAGILIVSVSGRIDHNASEEFTKALDPLLDRCTQGASPLLLDFSGVDYISSAGLRVLMMASRRAKGQMGIFAITALQPMVQEVFAISRFNLIVPCYASIESACKALGS is encoded by the coding sequence ATGAAACTTCCCACCCGCGAACAGGCCGGCATCCTGATCGTTTCCGTCAGCGGTCGCATAGACCACAACGCGAGCGAAGAGTTCACAAAAGCACTCGACCCCCTGCTTGATCGCTGCACCCAGGGAGCATCTCCCCTCCTCCTCGATTTTTCCGGGGTCGATTACATCAGCAGTGCCGGACTGCGTGTCCTCATGATGGCCTCCCGCCGAGCCAAGGGGCAAATGGGCATATTCGCCATAACCGCCCTGCAACCGATGGTTCAGGAAGTCTTCGCAATCAGCCGTTTCAACCTCATCGTCCCTTGCTACGCCAGCATTGAATCAGCCTGCAAAGCACTGGGCTCATGA
- a CDS encoding YgiQ family radical SAM protein, translating into MSRAEMDALGWDSCDIILVTGDAYIDHPSFGMALIGRLLEAQGFRVGIVCQPDWNSATDFKKLGKPNLFFGVTAGNMDSMVNRYTADRKIRSDDAYTPNGEPNKRPDRSVTVYAQRCREAFPGSIVIAGSIEASLRRIAHYDYWSDKVRRSVLPDSKADMLFFGNAERAIVEFAHRVAKGEKVSDIRDLRGTAFMVSPGWLPSDDWEAMDSTSVDTPGPLVRHTDPYAMDTGSSAQTTAPATAPGEHAVRIVSREERLAGRRERRAHTVIRLPSYEQVKDDPVLYAHASRTFHLESNPGNARALVQAHGERDVWLNPPPIPLTTEELDAVYELPYARRPHPSYGEAKIPAWEMIRFSVNIMRGCFGGCTFCSITEHEGRIIQSRSEDSVIREIEEMRDKTPGFTGVVSDLGGPTANMFHLTCKDPKIESACRRLSCVYPDICENMNTDHSKLISLYRKARELKGVKKVLIGSGLRYDLAVRSPEYIKELVTHHVGGYLKIAPEHTEERPLSKMMKPGIGSYDRFKQLFDRFSREAGKEQYLIPYFIAAHPGTEDEDMLNLALWLKKNNFRLDQVQTFIPTPMAMATTMYHSERNPLRKVTRSSEQVGTVRNGRQRKLHKAFLRYHDPVNWPLLREALKEMGRADLIGNGKKQLIPAWQPAGVPGKTFGTSEHASKVQKPGSAPRTVQRAARPSGQAPARPGKPALPQRGRPSGRKP; encoded by the coding sequence ATGTCTCGCGCCGAAATGGATGCGCTCGGCTGGGACTCGTGCGACATCATTCTCGTCACCGGTGACGCCTATATCGACCATCCCAGTTTTGGGATGGCGTTGATCGGACGTTTGCTTGAAGCGCAGGGTTTCCGCGTCGGCATCGTCTGTCAGCCGGACTGGAATTCCGCGACCGACTTCAAGAAACTGGGCAAGCCAAATCTGTTCTTTGGCGTGACCGCCGGCAATATGGATTCGATGGTCAATCGCTATACGGCCGACCGCAAGATTCGCTCCGACGATGCCTACACGCCGAATGGCGAGCCAAACAAGCGGCCGGATCGTTCGGTGACGGTCTATGCCCAGCGTTGCCGCGAGGCGTTCCCCGGCAGCATCGTGATTGCCGGTTCGATCGAGGCCAGCCTGCGCCGCATCGCCCACTACGATTACTGGTCGGACAAGGTGCGCCGCTCCGTGTTGCCTGACTCGAAGGCCGATATGCTGTTTTTCGGCAATGCCGAGCGGGCTATCGTTGAGTTCGCCCATCGCGTTGCCAAAGGCGAAAAAGTCAGCGATATCCGCGATCTGCGTGGCACCGCCTTCATGGTGTCGCCGGGTTGGCTGCCTTCGGATGATTGGGAGGCGATGGATTCGACCTCGGTTGATACGCCGGGGCCGCTGGTCAGGCATACCGATCCCTACGCCATGGATACCGGGAGTTCGGCGCAGACGACTGCGCCAGCTACGGCGCCGGGCGAGCATGCCGTTCGCATTGTCTCCCGTGAGGAAAGACTGGCGGGTCGCCGTGAGCGCCGGGCACATACCGTGATTCGGTTGCCATCCTACGAGCAGGTCAAGGACGACCCGGTGCTCTATGCCCATGCCTCGCGCACCTTCCACCTCGAATCCAACCCTGGCAATGCGCGGGCGCTGGTTCAGGCGCACGGCGAACGCGATGTCTGGCTCAATCCGCCACCCATCCCGCTGACGACCGAAGAACTCGACGCGGTGTACGAGCTCCCCTATGCCCGTCGGCCGCATCCGTCCTACGGCGAAGCGAAGATTCCGGCCTGGGAGATGATTCGCTTCTCGGTCAATATCATGCGCGGCTGTTTTGGTGGCTGCACCTTCTGCTCGATCACCGAGCACGAGGGGCGCATCATCCAGAGCCGGTCGGAAGATTCGGTGATTCGCGAAATCGAGGAAATGCGCGACAAGACGCCGGGCTTTACGGGCGTCGTCTCCGACCTCGGCGGGCCGACCGCCAATATGTTCCACCTGACCTGCAAGGACCCGAAAATCGAGTCCGCCTGTCGCCGCCTCTCCTGTGTCTACCCGGACATCTGCGAGAACATGAATACCGACCACAGCAAGCTCATTTCGCTCTACCGCAAGGCGCGCGAACTCAAGGGCGTGAAGAAGGTGCTGATTGGCTCCGGCCTGCGCTACGACCTCGCCGTGCGCTCGCCCGAGTACATCAAGGAACTGGTCACCCACCACGTCGGTGGCTATCTCAAGATCGCGCCGGAACACACCGAAGAGCGCCCGCTGTCGAAAATGATGAAGCCGGGCATCGGTTCCTACGACCGCTTCAAGCAGTTGTTCGACCGTTTCTCCCGCGAGGCGGGCAAGGAGCAGTACCTCATCCCGTACTTCATCGCCGCTCATCCGGGGACCGAAGACGAGGACATGCTCAATCTCGCCCTCTGGCTCAAAAAGAACAACTTCCGCCTCGATCAGGTGCAGACCTTCATCCCGACGCCGATGGCGATGGCGACAACGATGTACCACAGCGAGCGTAATCCGCTGCGCAAGGTGACGCGCAGCAGCGAGCAGGTGGGCACCGTCCGTAACGGTCGCCAGCGCAAGCTGCACAAGGCCTTCCTGCGCTACCACGATCCGGTCAACTGGCCGCTGTTGCGCGAGGCGCTCAAGGAAATGGGCCGCGCCGACCTGATCGGCAATGGCAAGAAACAACTGATCCCGGCCTGGCAGCCGGCCGGCGTGCCCGGCAAGACCTTCGGGACGTCGGAGCATGCCTCGAAAGTCCAAAAGCCAGGTAGCGCGCCCCGCACTGTCCAGCGTGCCGCGCGGCCGTCCGGGCAAGCCCCGGCACGCCCCGGCAAGCCGGCGCTGCCGCAACGTGGACGCCCATCAGGACGAAAACCTTAA
- a CDS encoding group II truncated hemoglobin produces METTTTTTYEKIGGEATIGKLCDRFYELMDTIPQFQGIRVMHPASLTGSRDKLYMFLSGWMGGPDLFVEKFGHPRLKGRHMPFEIGVAERDQWVACMALAMEDVGLSEDIRKVLLNNFFHTADFMRNKEG; encoded by the coding sequence ATGGAAACTACCACCACCACGACCTACGAAAAGATCGGCGGCGAAGCCACCATCGGCAAACTCTGCGATCGTTTTTACGAACTGATGGACACTATTCCCCAGTTTCAGGGCATTCGCGTCATGCATCCGGCCAGCCTGACCGGATCACGCGACAAGCTGTACATGTTCCTGTCCGGCTGGATGGGCGGACCGGATCTTTTTGTCGAAAAATTCGGCCATCCCCGTCTGAAGGGACGGCACATGCCCTTTGAAATCGGTGTTGCCGAGCGCGATCAGTGGGTGGCCTGCATGGCGCTGGCGATGGAGGATGTCGGTCTGAGCGAGGATATTCGCAAGGTGCTGCTGAACAATTTCTTCCACACAGCCGACTTTATGCGAAATAAAGAAGGATAA
- the typA gene encoding translational GTPase TypA, which translates to MSARPIRNIAIIAHVDHGKTTLVDQLLRQSGTFAAHQQLVECVMDSNDLEKERGITILSKNTAVEYQGVHINIVDTPGHADFGGEVERVLGMVDGVVLLVDAAEGPMPQTRFVTKKALALGLRPIVLVNKVDRDGADPDQAVNLTFDLFDKLGATDEQLDFPIVYASGLNGWAAMELDQPRENMIPLFDTILRHVPAPDTDIEAPLQLQITALDYSSYVGRIGVGKINRGKVKTGQNVLVMFGTEEEAAEHERTPIKAKIGQVFGYKGLNKIELEEGHAGDIVQITGIEDLVLGCTVTDPEQPESLPLLKIDEPTLSMQFMVNTSPLAGTEGKFVTSRQIRDRLHKELLTNMALRVHDTGNGDVFDVSGRGELHLGILLENMRREGYELAVGRPRVVKKTINGVECEPYELLTVDVEEDTQGGVMESLGMRKGDLTDMVPDGRGRVRIEYRIPARGLIGFQGEFMNLTRGNGLMSHVFDEYAPVKDGTVAERRNGVLISQDNGEAVAYALWKLQDRGRMFVVPGDKLYEGMIIGIHSRENDLVVNPIKGKQLTNVRASGTDEAVRLVPAVQLSLEAAVEFIEEDELVELTPKSIRLRKRYLTEIERKRAVRGL; encoded by the coding sequence ATGTCCGCTCGCCCGATTCGCAATATCGCCATCATCGCCCACGTTGACCACGGTAAAACCACCCTGGTCGACCAACTGCTCCGTCAGTCCGGTACGTTTGCCGCCCACCAGCAACTGGTCGAGTGCGTCATGGACTCCAACGACCTGGAAAAGGAACGTGGCATCACGATTCTGTCCAAGAATACCGCCGTTGAATATCAGGGCGTGCACATCAATATCGTCGATACGCCGGGACACGCCGACTTCGGCGGTGAAGTCGAACGCGTGCTGGGCATGGTCGATGGCGTCGTTCTCCTGGTCGATGCCGCTGAAGGCCCGATGCCGCAGACCCGTTTCGTCACCAAGAAGGCACTGGCCCTCGGCCTGCGCCCCATCGTTCTCGTCAACAAGGTTGACCGCGACGGTGCCGATCCCGATCAGGCCGTCAATCTGACTTTCGACCTGTTCGACAAGCTCGGTGCGACCGACGAACAACTGGATTTCCCGATTGTCTACGCTTCCGGCCTCAATGGTTGGGCGGCTATGGAACTTGACCAGCCGCGCGAAAACATGATCCCGCTGTTCGATACCATCCTGCGCCACGTGCCGGCTCCCGATACCGATATCGAAGCGCCGCTGCAGCTGCAGATTACCGCCCTCGATTACTCTTCCTACGTCGGTCGTATCGGCGTTGGCAAGATCAATCGCGGCAAGGTCAAGACCGGTCAGAACGTGCTGGTCATGTTCGGTACCGAAGAAGAAGCCGCCGAACACGAGCGCACCCCGATCAAGGCCAAGATTGGTCAGGTTTTCGGCTACAAGGGCCTGAACAAGATCGAACTTGAAGAAGGCCACGCTGGCGACATCGTTCAGATCACCGGTATTGAAGATCTGGTACTCGGTTGCACCGTGACCGATCCGGAACAGCCGGAATCCCTGCCGCTGCTCAAGATTGACGAGCCGACCCTGTCCATGCAGTTTATGGTCAACACCAGCCCGCTGGCCGGTACTGAAGGCAAGTTCGTCACCAGCCGCCAGATCCGTGACCGTCTGCACAAAGAACTGCTGACCAACATGGCCCTGCGCGTTCATGACACCGGTAATGGTGACGTGTTCGACGTTTCGGGTCGTGGTGAACTGCACCTTGGCATCCTGCTCGAAAACATGCGTCGCGAAGGCTATGAACTGGCCGTCGGTCGTCCGCGCGTCGTCAAGAAGACGATCAATGGTGTTGAGTGCGAACCGTATGAGCTGCTGACGGTTGACGTCGAAGAAGACACCCAGGGTGGCGTCATGGAAAGCCTCGGCATGCGCAAGGGCGACCTGACGGACATGGTGCCGGACGGTCGCGGCCGCGTCCGTATCGAATACCGTATTCCGGCCCGTGGCCTGATCGGCTTCCAGGGCGAATTCATGAACCTGACGCGCGGTAACGGCCTGATGAGCCACGTCTTCGACGAATACGCCCCGGTCAAGGACGGCACTGTTGCCGAGCGCCGTAACGGCGTGCTGATCTCCCAGGACAACGGCGAAGCCGTCGCCTACGCATTGTGGAAGCTGCAGGATCGCGGCCGCATGTTCGTGGTGCCGGGCGACAAGCTGTACGAAGGCATGATCATCGGTATCCACAGCCGTGAAAACGACCTCGTGGTCAACCCGATCAAGGGCAAGCAGCTGACCAACGTCCGTGCCTCCGGCACCGACGAAGCCGTCCGTCTGGTCCCAGCCGTCCAGCTTAGCCTGGAAGCCGCCGTCGAGTTCATCGAGGAAGACGAACTGGTCGAACTGACGCCGAAGTCGATTCGTCTGCGCAAGCGTTACCTGACGGAAATCGAGCGCAAGCGCGCCGTGCGCGGCCTGTAA
- the moaA gene encoding GTP 3',8-cyclase MoaA, with amino-acid sequence MHNETLRQEMTPAGLADFTPHVTPPAAGHREGTLLDKYGRRISYVRLSITDRCDFRCTYCMAEEMTFLPRQAVMSLEECLRVATVFVGLGVNKLRITGGEPLVRKDAMWLIERLSALPGLDNLVLTTNGSQLDRFAAPLKAAGVKRINVSLDTLNPERFRQITRIGDLSKVLRGIEAARQAGFRRTKLNAVMMRGTNDDEFVDLVNFALENKLDISFIEEMPLGDIHGRGNTYISSEETRDMLSRHLELLPSTEDSGGPARYWRTPGSESRIGFISPHSHNFCDTCNRVRITAKGELYPCLGQNDAANLLPALREGDDAALRQAIIDSMGIKPYGHDFTQQMDAPQVVRFMSMTGG; translated from the coding sequence ATGCACAATGAGACACTCCGGCAGGAAATGACACCCGCCGGCCTTGCCGATTTCACGCCACACGTTACGCCACCTGCTGCGGGGCATCGCGAAGGCACGCTGCTCGATAAATACGGGCGGCGGATTTCCTATGTCCGGCTATCGATCACCGACCGCTGCGATTTTCGCTGCACCTACTGCATGGCCGAGGAAATGACCTTCCTGCCGCGTCAGGCGGTAATGAGTCTGGAAGAGTGCCTGCGTGTGGCGACGGTGTTTGTCGGCCTGGGCGTCAACAAATTGCGGATTACCGGCGGCGAGCCGCTGGTACGCAAGGATGCGATGTGGCTGATCGAGCGCCTCAGTGCCCTGCCCGGCCTCGATAACCTGGTGCTGACCACCAACGGTTCGCAGCTTGACCGCTTTGCCGCGCCATTGAAGGCGGCCGGCGTCAAGCGCATCAATGTCAGCCTGGATACCCTGAACCCGGAGCGCTTCCGGCAAATCACCCGGATCGGAGATTTGTCCAAAGTGCTGCGCGGCATCGAGGCGGCCCGTCAGGCCGGGTTCCGGCGAACCAAGCTGAATGCCGTCATGATGCGCGGCACCAACGATGACGAGTTCGTCGATCTGGTCAATTTCGCCCTTGAAAACAAGCTGGATATTTCATTTATTGAGGAAATGCCGCTGGGCGATATTCACGGGCGGGGCAACACCTATATTTCGTCCGAGGAAACCCGGGACATGCTGTCGCGCCATCTCGAGCTGCTTCCTTCCACCGAAGATTCCGGTGGTCCGGCGCGTTACTGGCGCACCCCGGGCAGCGAATCACGCATTGGTTTCATCTCCCCGCACAGTCACAATTTCTGCGATACCTGCAATCGTGTCCGGATTACCGCCAAGGGAGAACTCTACCCATGCCTCGGCCAGAACGATGCTGCGAATCTGCTGCCAGCCCTGCGCGAAGGCGACGATGCCGCCCTGCGCCAGGCAATCATCGACAGCATGGGCATCAAGCCCTACGGGCACGACTTTACCCAGCAAATGGATGCACCCCAGGTTGTCCGTTTCATGTCGATGACCGGCGGCTGA